TTGCTCCACCGACCTGGCGTTTCAGGCGGCTTTCTTGCGCGTAGCAGCCTTCTTGGCGGCTTTCTTCACGGTCTTCTTGGCTTTTTTCTTCTTCGCCGCCTTCTGCGCCGCGAGATAGGCCTCGACCTTCTTGGATGAATGGCCGGCTGCGCCTACCACGAGCCTCAGCTTGGCCGGGGTGATCTTGAACTTCTTCGACCAGTAGCGAACCTCGTAGGGCTCGCTGAGGGCGATCCGGCTCTTGTCGGCGGCGCGGTGCTTCTGGAGCTTGATGTACTCCTCGACCTTCCTGGCGGAATGGCCGACCTTCTCGACGGCGTATTTCAGCTTGGCCGGCGTCACCTTGAACTTCTTCGACCAGTAGGCGACTTCGTATTTCTCG
This is a stretch of genomic DNA from Bradyrhizobium sp. CB2312. It encodes these proteins:
- a CDS encoding DUF3606 domain-containing protein; translation: MADNKAKRGGADRALIALTEKYEVAYWSKKFKVTPAKLKYAVEKVGHSARKVEEYIKLQKHRAADKSRIALSEPYEVRYWSKKFKITPAKLRLVVGAAGHSSKKVEAYLAAQKAAKKKKAKKTVKKAAKKAATRKKAA